The stretch of DNA TACTGCATTTTCCCTCGCACCACTGTTCCGTTCCTCGGTGGGTTTCGACCGTTTCAACGACCTGTTCGAAACCGCCCTGCGCAATGAGCCAGGCAGCACCTATCCGCCCTACAACGTCGAAAAGCACGGTGACGACCAGTACCGCATCGTCGTGGCCGCCGCCGGGTTCCAGGAAGAAGACCTGGAACTGCAAGTCGAGAAGGGCGTGCTGACCATCAGTGGCGGCAAACGTGACGCGAACGAAGGCGTCACCTTCCTGCACCAGGGCATCGCCCAGCGTGCGTTCAAGCTGTCCTTCCGCCTGGCCGATCACATCGAGATCAAGGCCGCCGGCCTGAGCAATGGTCTGTTGAGCATCGACCTGTTGCGGGTGATCCCGGAAGAGGCGAAAGCCAAACGCATCCCAATCAACGGGACGCAGCAAGCGGCTCTGCAGCATTGATCCATGCGCAGCAATGCAGGCGCTTGATCGAGCGCTGAGTCGCCAAATGAAGGCCCCGACTTGTCGGGGCCTTTTTTATGCCCGGCAGAATCATCGTTCACCTTTGCTGCCTGCGATGGTTTCTCTACAATCCGCCGCAGTTTTGCCGACCCCCCATTCCTCACTGGTCGGCTTGGAGCCTTTTTCATGGACGAGATACACCAGCGCTGGCTGTGGAGCCTCTCTGCGCCGATGGTTG from Pseudomonas chlororaphis subsp. chlororaphis encodes:
- a CDS encoding Hsp20 family protein; translated protein: MSTAFSLAPLFRSSVGFDRFNDLFETALRNEPGSTYPPYNVEKHGDDQYRIVVAAAGFQEEDLELQVEKGVLTISGGKRDANEGVTFLHQGIAQRAFKLSFRLADHIEIKAAGLSNGLLSIDLLRVIPEEAKAKRIPINGTQQAALQH